From Pontibacter actiniarum, a single genomic window includes:
- a CDS encoding exodeoxyribonuclease III: MKIITYNVNGIRAALTKGFGDWLKAANPDVLCLQEIKADESKFDKALFEDMGYHVYLHPAVKKGYSGVAILSKDKPQHVEIGCGMDCYDVEGRVIRADYGDVSVMSVYMPSGSSGEERQGFKFQWMDDFHGYVGDLKQTLPGLVVSGDYNICHKPIDIHNPKSNAKSSGFLPEEREWMGKLVDTGFIDTFRHFNQEPHNYTWWSYRAGARNKNLGWRIDYNMATDNLRDRLKRAAILTEAKHSDHCPVLLELE, translated from the coding sequence ATGAAGATTATTACCTATAACGTTAACGGCATTCGTGCCGCCCTTACCAAAGGCTTTGGCGACTGGCTCAAAGCCGCGAACCCGGATGTGCTGTGCCTGCAGGAAATAAAAGCCGATGAATCTAAATTCGACAAAGCGTTGTTTGAGGATATGGGCTACCATGTATACCTGCACCCGGCTGTAAAGAAAGGCTACAGTGGCGTAGCGATCCTTTCCAAAGACAAGCCGCAGCACGTTGAGATTGGCTGCGGCATGGACTGCTACGATGTGGAAGGCCGTGTGATCCGCGCCGATTACGGCGATGTGTCGGTGATGAGCGTATACATGCCTTCCGGTTCCAGCGGAGAGGAGCGCCAGGGCTTCAAGTTTCAGTGGATGGATGATTTCCACGGCTATGTAGGCGACCTGAAGCAGACGCTGCCAGGGCTGGTGGTAAGCGGCGACTACAACATCTGCCACAAACCCATCGACATCCATAACCCGAAATCCAACGCCAAGAGCTCCGGCTTCCTGCCGGAGGAGCGCGAGTGGATGGGCAAGCTGGTGGATACCGGTTTTATCGACACGTTCCGCCACTTTAACCAGGAGCCCCACAACTATACTTGGTGGAGTTACCGCGCCGGCGCACGCAACAAAAATCTGGGCTGGCGTATTGATTATAACATGGCAACTGACAACCTGCGCGACCGCCTGAAGCGTGCCGCCATACTTACCGAAGCCAAACACTCGGACCATTGCCCCGTGTTGCTGGAGCTGGAGTAG
- a CDS encoding DUF4175 family protein, with amino-acid sequence MKHTDALDQLLHQLQEFKQKFYLNMLLRGSIFAVGLLLSVYIVYSLLEYMFYFPEYVRAFLLFSFVAAVVYVFVRWIALPVSALTRLRRLLSDEQAAQQVGAYFPEIRDKLLNAIQLQHQDRTNELIRASIDQRSQQLLSFRFREAVTYSENKPLLKYIALPALAAVLIMLVYPAIFVQGTERIINYKTHYTPQAPFNFLVKNDALQTYRGEDFELQVAVVGEAVPREVYINYNGRRQQLSQRADGSYTYTFKQLQRPVDFQLEGSGFFSDNYTLDLLSRPNLKDFRMLVQYPQYLKRKPEEIQNTGNATVPEGSTITWNFSTSETDSVKLIFEEPAQRIVAQKDGDTFAASKDINRSQNYSISLRNEHSANKGEINYQITTIPDRNPQISLEQFQDTALYSYLVLGGDVSDDYGLTRLALFYRVSNAKNPLAKYTAQALPLNRQQPSQTYYYQWNTAALNMQPGDKLEYFVQVWDNDGIRGPKSTRTRTFELRLPDKRELQKELDSNSQSVASQMSKTLERANQLKRELAKSEDKLKTKRDLNWQDKKQLEDLATKKKQLEQDINSMKELFEELNKKQNMLNEPNKQLAEKAQELQKLMNDLLDPETKKLYEELEKLLQQQQPNDTELQKLLSKLDNREKNLERELERALELFKQLQFEQKLDNVAQKLEEMGEKEQQLAQKTEQKQENNEQLQEQQQELQQEFEDVKEQLKELKELNEKLEHPNSMDEQQQQQEQQSIEQQMKQSQEQLQKNQNKKASESQQKAGKQLQQMAQQMEQMKSSMSMSGMQQNLDNLRDILENLITLSFDQEEVMKQLRSVSQSDPRFIELSQQQLSLRDNAQVIEDSLFALSKKVFQIESFVTREVAAMNQSMDNSMQELRDRNLGKATAQQQLAMTSMNNLALMLNDALKQMQQAMQQMQGSMAGKQKGNKPRPGNMGELQQQLNKKIEDLKKGGKSGKALSEELAKLAAEQEALRNAMKELEKQGKKPGEKGQNGDLGNIGKMMEQTETDLVNKRLTEQTIMRQREILTRLLEAEKAAKERELDNKREAKTAQEIARKVPPSFEKYLKAKEKQTELLKTIPPALSPYYKQKVSEYFQNISK; translated from the coding sequence ATGAAACATACCGATGCACTCGATCAGTTGCTGCATCAATTGCAGGAGTTCAAGCAGAAGTTCTACCTCAACATGCTGTTGCGGGGGAGCATCTTTGCGGTTGGGCTCCTGCTTTCTGTTTATATCGTGTACAGCCTGCTGGAGTACATGTTTTACTTCCCGGAGTATGTACGCGCCTTCCTGCTGTTCTCTTTTGTGGCAGCGGTTGTGTATGTGTTTGTGCGGTGGATCGCCCTGCCTGTTTCGGCGCTTACGCGGCTGCGGCGGCTCCTTTCCGACGAGCAGGCGGCACAGCAGGTAGGGGCTTACTTCCCCGAGATACGCGACAAGCTGCTGAACGCGATCCAGCTGCAGCACCAGGACCGCACCAACGAACTTATCCGGGCAAGCATTGACCAGCGTAGCCAGCAACTGCTCTCCTTCAGGTTTAGGGAGGCCGTTACCTACAGCGAAAACAAACCGCTCCTGAAGTATATCGCTCTACCTGCACTTGCCGCTGTGCTGATCATGCTGGTGTACCCGGCCATTTTTGTGCAGGGCACCGAGCGCATCATCAACTATAAAACGCACTACACCCCACAGGCCCCGTTTAATTTTCTTGTAAAGAACGATGCACTGCAAACCTACAGGGGAGAGGATTTTGAGCTGCAGGTGGCCGTGGTGGGCGAGGCCGTCCCCCGCGAAGTGTACATCAACTATAACGGCCGCCGCCAGCAACTAAGCCAGCGCGCCGACGGCAGCTACACGTACACGTTTAAGCAGCTGCAGCGCCCTGTGGACTTTCAGCTGGAGGGCTCCGGCTTCTTCTCCGACAACTATACCCTGGACCTGCTCTCGCGGCCCAACCTGAAGGATTTCCGCATGCTGGTGCAGTACCCGCAGTACCTGAAGCGCAAACCCGAGGAGATCCAGAACACGGGCAATGCCACTGTGCCCGAGGGCAGCACGATTACCTGGAATTTCTCCACCTCCGAAACCGACAGTGTGAAGCTGATTTTTGAGGAGCCTGCCCAACGTATAGTAGCGCAGAAAGACGGAGACACCTTTGCAGCCAGCAAAGACATTAACCGGAGCCAGAACTACAGCATTTCGCTCCGCAACGAGCACAGCGCCAATAAAGGCGAAATTAACTACCAGATCACCACCATCCCTGACCGCAACCCGCAGATCAGCCTGGAGCAGTTCCAGGACACGGCCCTGTATTCTTACCTGGTATTGGGAGGCGATGTATCGGATGACTACGGCCTAACGCGCCTGGCGCTGTTCTATCGTGTCAGCAATGCGAAGAACCCGCTGGCTAAGTATACAGCGCAGGCCTTGCCGCTTAACAGGCAGCAGCCGAGCCAAACCTACTATTACCAGTGGAACACTGCTGCGCTTAACATGCAGCCCGGTGATAAGCTAGAGTACTTTGTGCAGGTGTGGGACAACGACGGCATCCGCGGCCCCAAAAGCACGCGCACGCGCACCTTCGAGCTGCGCCTTCCTGACAAGCGCGAGCTACAGAAAGAACTCGACAGCAATTCGCAGTCGGTGGCCAGCCAGATGAGCAAAACCCTTGAGCGGGCAAACCAGCTAAAGCGCGAACTCGCCAAGTCCGAAGATAAACTCAAGACGAAGCGTGACCTGAACTGGCAGGACAAAAAGCAGCTGGAAGACCTGGCCACCAAGAAAAAACAGCTCGAGCAGGACATTAACTCCATGAAGGAGCTGTTCGAGGAGCTCAATAAAAAGCAGAACATGCTTAACGAGCCTAACAAGCAGCTAGCCGAAAAGGCGCAGGAACTGCAGAAGCTCATGAACGACCTGCTTGACCCGGAAACCAAAAAGCTGTACGAGGAGCTGGAGAAGCTACTGCAGCAGCAACAGCCAAACGATACGGAGCTGCAGAAACTGCTAAGCAAGCTGGACAACCGGGAGAAGAACCTGGAGCGCGAACTGGAGCGGGCACTGGAGCTGTTTAAGCAACTACAGTTTGAGCAGAAGCTCGACAACGTTGCCCAAAAGCTGGAGGAGATGGGAGAGAAGGAGCAGCAGCTGGCCCAGAAGACAGAACAGAAGCAAGAGAACAACGAGCAGCTACAGGAGCAGCAGCAGGAGCTGCAGCAGGAGTTTGAAGATGTGAAGGAGCAGCTGAAGGAGCTAAAGGAACTCAATGAAAAGCTGGAGCACCCCAACAGCATGGACGAGCAGCAGCAACAGCAGGAGCAGCAAAGTATAGAGCAGCAGATGAAGCAGAGCCAGGAGCAGCTCCAGAAGAATCAAAACAAAAAGGCCAGCGAATCGCAGCAGAAAGCGGGCAAGCAGTTGCAGCAGATGGCCCAGCAGATGGAGCAGATGAAGAGCAGCATGAGCATGTCTGGCATGCAGCAGAACCTCGACAACCTCCGCGACATCCTGGAGAACCTCATCACCCTGTCTTTTGACCAGGAGGAGGTGATGAAGCAGCTACGCAGCGTGAGCCAGAGCGACCCGCGCTTTATTGAACTGTCTCAGCAGCAGCTGAGCCTCCGCGATAATGCCCAGGTGATTGAAGACAGCCTCTTTGCCCTTTCCAAGAAAGTGTTCCAGATCGAGTCTTTCGTTACCCGGGAGGTGGCCGCCATGAACCAGAGCATGGACAACAGCATGCAGGAGCTGCGCGACCGCAACCTTGGCAAGGCCACGGCCCAGCAACAGCTCGCCATGACAAGCATGAACAACCTGGCTCTGATGCTAAACGATGCCCTGAAGCAAATGCAGCAGGCCATGCAGCAAATGCAGGGGAGCATGGCCGGAAAACAGAAGGGCAACAAGCCGCGCCCCGGCAACATGGGCGAATTGCAGCAACAATTGAACAAAAAAATAGAAGATCTGAAAAAAGGAGGCAAATCGGGTAAGGCACTTTCTGAAGAATTAGCTAAATTGGCTGCGGAGCAGGAGGCTCTCCGGAATGCCATGAAAGAACTCGAGAAACAGGGCAAGAAACCTGGCGAAAAGGGGCAAAATGGCGATCTGGGAAATATTGGCAAGATGATGGAACAAACGGAAACTGATCTCGTTAATAAACGTTTGACCGAGCAAACGATCATGCGGCAGCGAGAAATACTGACGCGTTTGCTGGAGGCAGAGAAAGCGGCCAAGGAGAGAGAATTGGACAATAAGCGTGAGGCGAAGACAGCACAGGAAATTGCCCGCAAGGTTCCGCCGTCATTCGAGAAGTATTTAAAGGCAAAAGAAAAACAAACGGAGCTACTCAAGACTATACCTCCTGCACTGTCACCGTACTACAAGCAAAAGGTAAGCGAGTATTTCCAGAACATAAGCAAATAA
- a CDS encoding ATP-binding protein encodes MNQVKIQIPSLIENIRVIESFIDNSKDEFEFEDDIYGNIMVAVTESVNNAIRHGNKFDKDKNVYLTLQVEENTLVFEVADEGPGFDYENLPDPTSPENLENPGGRGIFLMRNLCDEVNFLDEGKKVQLVFNILPSQNGSTN; translated from the coding sequence ATGAATCAGGTTAAAATTCAGATTCCTTCTCTAATCGAAAACATCAGAGTAATAGAAAGCTTTATCGACAACTCTAAAGATGAATTTGAGTTTGAAGATGACATCTATGGCAACATCATGGTGGCCGTTACGGAATCTGTGAATAATGCGATACGTCACGGCAACAAATTCGACAAAGACAAGAACGTTTATCTGACGCTGCAAGTAGAGGAGAACACCTTAGTTTTTGAAGTAGCCGACGAAGGCCCCGGCTTTGATTACGAAAACCTGCCCGACCCAACTTCTCCGGAGAACCTGGAAAACCCTGGTGGCCGCGGCATTTTCCTGATGCGTAACCTTTGCGATGAGGTAAACTTTTTAGACGAAGGCAAAAAAGTACAGCTAGTTTTCAACATACTCCCTTCCCAGAATGGATCAACCAATTGA
- the ybeY gene encoding rRNA maturation RNase YbeY — protein MDQPIEFFSEDIEFELENPEQVSEWIATVIEQHDYELSNLTYVFCSDNYLHQINLEYLDHDTLTDIITFDNADEEGIIEGDIFISVDRVRDNAQDHHTSFTDEMHRVLIHGVLHLLGYKDKSEEEETLMRKEEDSSLSLRKF, from the coding sequence ATGGATCAACCAATTGAGTTCTTTAGCGAGGATATAGAGTTTGAGCTAGAAAACCCAGAGCAAGTTTCAGAGTGGATCGCCACAGTAATTGAACAGCACGATTATGAACTAAGTAACCTTACCTACGTTTTCTGCTCCGACAACTACCTCCACCAGATCAACCTGGAGTATCTAGACCACGACACGTTAACAGATATTATCACCTTCGATAATGCCGACGAGGAAGGCATCATTGAAGGTGATATTTTTATAAGCGTAGACCGCGTGCGCGACAATGCGCAGGACCACCACACTTCTTTCACGGATGAAATGCACCGCGTGCTCATACACGGCGTGTTGCACCTGCTCGGGTATAAAGATAAGTCCGAAGAGGAAGAGACACTTATGCGCAAAGAAGAAGATTCTTCGTTATCTTTGCGAAAGTTTTAG
- the mnmG gene encoding tRNA uridine-5-carboxymethylaminomethyl(34) synthesis enzyme MnmG yields MFPEYDIIVVGAGHAGCEAAAAAAKMGSKVLLATMNMNTIAQMSCNPAMGGVAKGQIVREIDALGGMSGIITDQTMIQFRMLNKSKGPAMWSPRAQSDRMRFAEAWRLSLEQTENVDFWQEMVTGIETEGGKAVGIRTSLGITIRGKAVILTNGTFLNGIIHIGEKQMGGGRSAEKSAKGITEQLVELGFEAGRMKTGTPPRVDGRSLDYSKMEEQFGDENPSKFSYTDTQPLAQQRSCYITYTNPEVHDILKTGFEKSPMFQGRIQGLGPRYCPSIEDKINRFADRDRHQIFVEPEGWNTVEVYVNGFSSSLPEHVQYEALRKIEGFENAKMFRPGYAIEYDFFPPTQLNLTLETKPVENLYFAGQINGTTGYEEAACQGLMAAINAHNKINGKEPFVLKRSEAYIGVLIDDLVNKGTDEPYRMFTSRAEHRILLRQDNADIRLTRRGYELGLAEESRLKAVEKKVAETAEIIAYLNNKPLEPGDINSKLEELGSAPITEKQRAGQLIKRPNVEIEDIAKAVPAIGEYLSKFRKESVEQAGISVKYETYIEKEYAMAAKMSELENYNIKGKINYRDIPALSKEAKEKLLKVEPETIGQASRISGVSPADISVLMVYLGK; encoded by the coding sequence ATGTTTCCAGAATACGATATCATTGTTGTTGGAGCTGGGCACGCAGGCTGCGAAGCCGCGGCGGCCGCAGCTAAAATGGGTTCAAAGGTGCTGTTGGCAACCATGAACATGAACACGATCGCCCAGATGTCCTGTAACCCGGCAATGGGTGGCGTGGCCAAAGGGCAGATCGTTCGTGAGATCGACGCCCTAGGAGGTATGAGCGGCATCATCACGGATCAGACCATGATCCAGTTTCGCATGCTTAACAAATCAAAAGGACCGGCCATGTGGAGCCCGCGGGCGCAAAGCGACCGCATGCGTTTTGCAGAGGCCTGGCGCCTGAGCCTGGAGCAAACAGAGAACGTGGACTTCTGGCAGGAGATGGTAACAGGCATCGAAACAGAAGGAGGGAAGGCCGTAGGAATACGCACCAGCCTGGGGATAACTATCCGCGGAAAAGCTGTTATATTAACCAACGGCACGTTTTTGAATGGAATTATCCACATCGGCGAAAAGCAAATGGGAGGGGGGCGCTCGGCAGAGAAGTCAGCAAAAGGCATTACCGAGCAACTGGTGGAGCTGGGCTTTGAAGCAGGCCGCATGAAGACCGGTACCCCGCCGCGCGTAGACGGACGCTCGCTTGACTACAGCAAAATGGAAGAGCAGTTCGGAGACGAGAACCCCAGCAAATTCTCCTACACCGACACACAGCCACTGGCACAGCAACGCAGCTGCTACATCACGTACACCAACCCGGAGGTACACGACATCCTGAAGACCGGCTTTGAAAAATCTCCGATGTTCCAGGGCCGCATACAGGGTTTGGGCCCGCGCTACTGCCCCAGCATAGAAGATAAAATCAACCGCTTCGCCGACCGTGATCGCCACCAGATATTTGTGGAGCCGGAAGGATGGAACACGGTAGAGGTATATGTGAATGGTTTCTCCAGCTCATTGCCGGAGCACGTGCAATACGAGGCGCTACGAAAAATAGAAGGTTTTGAGAACGCAAAAATGTTCCGCCCAGGCTACGCCATCGAGTACGACTTCTTCCCGCCAACCCAGCTGAACCTGACCCTGGAAACAAAGCCAGTGGAGAACCTCTACTTTGCAGGCCAGATAAACGGCACCACCGGTTATGAAGAGGCCGCGTGCCAGGGATTGATGGCCGCCATAAACGCCCACAATAAGATAAACGGCAAAGAGCCATTTGTACTGAAGCGCTCCGAAGCATACATAGGCGTACTGATAGACGACTTGGTGAATAAAGGGACGGACGAACCGTACCGCATGTTCACCTCCCGCGCTGAGCACCGCATCCTGCTGCGCCAGGACAATGCCGACATCCGCCTGACAAGAAGAGGATATGAACTGGGCCTGGCTGAGGAAAGCAGGTTGAAAGCAGTGGAAAAGAAGGTAGCGGAGACGGCCGAAATCATAGCCTACTTAAATAACAAGCCACTTGAGCCCGGAGATATCAACAGCAAGTTAGAGGAATTGGGCTCCGCTCCGATAACAGAGAAGCAGCGTGCTGGCCAGCTGATAAAGCGGCCTAACGTAGAGATTGAAGACATCGCAAAAGCAGTTCCGGCGATAGGCGAGTACCTGAGCAAATTCAGGAAAGAGAGCGTGGAGCAGGCGGGTATCTCAGTGAAGTATGAAACCTACATTGAGAAAGAGTACGCCATGGCTGCCAAGATGAGCGAGCTGGAGAACTATAACATCAAAGGCAAGATTAACTACCGCGACATACCTGCGTTATCTAAAGAGGCGAAGGAAAAGCTGCTCAAAGTAGAGCCTGAAACAATTGGCCAGGCCTCCAGAATAAGCGGCGTTTCGCCGGCAGACATATCGGTGCTAATGGTATACCTAGGAAAATAG
- a CDS encoding class I SAM-dependent methyltransferase, with protein sequence MSYERLEQCPICGKEEFKNFLVVNDNAVSKESFVIVECENCSFKFTNPRPEAASIGQYYASEDYISHSNIKTGIINRAYHVVRSITIKQKVELINRQSPAKGSILDYGCGTGTFLSACKKDGWEIRGVEPNQKAREIASEETGEIIAASLDDIQGEKFEVITLWHVLEHIHTLNETMAQLLECLQEDGTLIIAVPNADSHDAQEYKENWAAYDVPRHLYHFTQGTMKRFLKKHKMKLEEVLPMKFDAYYVSMLSEKHKEGKTKMLNSVVNGYRSNSYAEKNGNDYSSLIFIAKRK encoded by the coding sequence ATGAGCTACGAAAGACTGGAACAGTGCCCAATCTGCGGCAAAGAAGAGTTCAAAAATTTTTTAGTAGTAAATGACAACGCTGTATCGAAAGAGAGCTTTGTGATTGTGGAGTGCGAGAACTGCTCGTTCAAATTCACCAATCCAAGGCCAGAAGCCGCAAGCATAGGACAGTACTATGCCTCTGAGGATTACATTTCGCACAGCAACATCAAAACGGGAATTATCAACAGAGCGTACCACGTGGTACGCTCTATTACCATAAAGCAAAAGGTCGAACTTATCAACAGGCAGTCTCCGGCAAAGGGAAGCATTCTAGACTATGGCTGTGGCACCGGCACGTTCCTGTCCGCTTGTAAAAAAGACGGATGGGAAATAAGGGGGGTAGAACCAAACCAGAAGGCCAGGGAAATAGCCTCAGAAGAAACGGGAGAGATCATAGCCGCCAGCCTGGACGATATACAGGGCGAGAAGTTCGAAGTGATCACGCTGTGGCACGTGCTGGAGCACATCCATACGCTGAACGAGACAATGGCCCAGTTACTGGAGTGCCTGCAGGAAGACGGAACACTGATTATAGCGGTGCCCAATGCAGACTCCCACGATGCGCAGGAGTACAAGGAAAACTGGGCGGCCTATGATGTGCCGCGCCACCTGTACCACTTCACGCAGGGAACGATGAAGCGCTTCCTGAAGAAGCATAAAATGAAGCTGGAGGAAGTACTCCCGATGAAGTTTGACGCGTACTACGTGAGCATGCTAAGCGAGAAACACAAGGAGGGAAAGACTAAGATGCTTAACAGTGTGGTGAACGGTTACCGATCCAACAGCTATGCAGAAAAGAACGGCAACGATTATTCGAGCCTGATTTTTATAGCAAAAAGAAAATAA
- a CDS encoding Ig-like domain-containing protein, giving the protein MKLLKVLVAAGVVTGMASCATQNPPQGGPKDETPPTLVSSTPKDQQLNVDTRTVSLTFDEEVQQNSLQKELLITPNINNPYQVKTDKNTLTLEFEKPLMDSTTYTFNFREGITDITEKNKAQGLRLSFSTGTFIDSSRVSGSVVSLLKQTPEKDAIVALYQAGDTLSIRKNRPYYLANTDAQGNFTLQNVKEGSYRMYALVDKNNNTYYDTEEERIAYLTEPITITPTTDSVRLQTVRIDTKKPILLAREKYTDRFVANYNEGVQQVRATDLATQDTLTTKVGTDGKVASLFKTPGFSGGKAILTAVDSSGNIAVDTLVIAFEGKRSQRVKGAQLKVINTGQNGGYRIGQEVMLELQTPIRITGNAPLKLMADTTVVQELRYPEQVSLDRTNTELRFNLPNINNRIKQVTVVLDSTAIQPLEGEPLSFPQLQLSVAEGRGTGSLSGKINTEYKSYTLQLLNSEYKVIEQQPGKSTFKFRNVAPGNYILRVLIDENNNGKWEKADPEFKQKPEPVYIYPSPVEVRANWEIEDLNLEF; this is encoded by the coding sequence ATGAAGCTATTAAAAGTACTTGTAGCAGCAGGTGTGGTGACAGGCATGGCCTCCTGCGCTACCCAAAACCCTCCACAGGGAGGGCCCAAGGACGAGACGCCCCCGACACTGGTAAGCAGCACCCCGAAAGACCAGCAGCTGAATGTGGATACACGCACGGTAAGCCTGACGTTTGATGAAGAGGTTCAGCAGAATAGCTTACAGAAAGAGCTGCTCATCACCCCGAATATCAACAACCCGTACCAGGTAAAAACAGATAAGAACACGTTGACCCTGGAGTTCGAAAAGCCTCTGATGGATAGCACGACCTATACCTTTAACTTCAGGGAGGGCATAACAGATATTACAGAGAAGAACAAAGCGCAGGGCCTGCGGCTTTCATTCAGCACCGGCACATTTATTGATTCGAGCCGGGTGAGCGGCAGCGTGGTGAGCCTGCTGAAGCAGACACCGGAGAAGGATGCAATCGTAGCGCTTTACCAGGCAGGCGATACGCTGAGCATCCGAAAGAACAGACCCTACTACCTGGCCAATACAGACGCACAGGGAAACTTTACGCTGCAAAACGTGAAGGAAGGAAGCTACCGCATGTACGCACTGGTAGATAAGAACAACAACACCTACTATGACACAGAGGAGGAAAGAATAGCCTACCTGACGGAACCAATTACCATTACGCCCACAACAGATTCTGTAAGGCTGCAAACGGTTCGGATCGATACAAAGAAGCCCATACTACTGGCACGGGAAAAGTATACAGATCGGTTTGTGGCAAATTACAACGAGGGAGTGCAGCAGGTAAGAGCTACAGATCTTGCTACACAAGACACCCTAACGACAAAGGTAGGCACGGACGGAAAGGTCGCATCCTTGTTTAAAACGCCTGGCTTCAGCGGAGGCAAAGCCATCCTTACGGCTGTGGATTCCTCAGGGAATATAGCGGTAGACACTCTTGTGATCGCGTTTGAAGGGAAAAGATCACAGCGTGTAAAGGGCGCGCAACTGAAGGTTATCAACACGGGGCAGAACGGAGGATACCGAATAGGGCAGGAGGTAATGCTGGAGCTACAGACACCTATAAGGATAACAGGCAATGCACCGCTAAAGCTAATGGCCGACACAACCGTAGTACAGGAGCTGCGCTATCCTGAACAGGTAAGCCTCGACAGAACAAACACAGAGCTCCGCTTTAATCTACCGAACATAAACAACCGCATAAAACAGGTAACGGTGGTGCTGGACAGCACGGCAATTCAGCCGCTGGAGGGCGAGCCTCTCTCCTTTCCACAACTGCAGTTAAGCGTGGCAGAAGGCCGCGGCACCGGAAGCCTGAGCGGCAAGATTAACACGGAATACAAGTCGTACACACTGCAGCTCCTAAACAGCGAGTACAAAGTTATAGAGCAGCAACCGGGGAAAAGCACATTCAAGTTTAGAAATGTGGCGCCGGGTAACTATATCCTGCGGGTGCTGATAGACGAAAACAACAATGGCAAATGGGAGAAGGCGGATCCAGAGTTTAAGCAGAAGCCGGAGCCAGTATACATTTATCCTAGCCCAGTAGAAGTGCGTGCGAACTGGGAAATAGAAGACCTGAACCTGGAATTCTAA